Proteins encoded by one window of Luteimonas yindakuii:
- a CDS encoding GlsB/YeaQ/YmgE family stress response membrane protein has protein sequence MAPFGSSNWLYIILIGLVVGILARLVTPGRRRMGVILTCLLGIGGALLGTWGGQQMGWYALGQTAGFFGALLGAIVILGLLQLLRPR, from the coding sequence ATGGCACCGTTCGGCAGCAGCAACTGGCTCTACATCATCCTCATCGGCCTGGTGGTCGGCATCCTCGCGCGCCTGGTCACGCCCGGCAGGCGCCGCATGGGCGTGATCCTGACCTGCCTGCTCGGCATCGGTGGTGCATTGCTGGGCACCTGGGGCGGCCAGCAGATGGGCTGGTACGCGCTGGGACAGACGGCCGGATTCTTCGGTGCGCTGCTCGGCGCCATTGTCATCCTGGGCCTGCTGCAGCTGTTGCGTCCGCGCTGA
- a CDS encoding M20 family metallopeptidase — MDASKVDRFVAGKWDDDIVPQLVEYIRIPNKSPMFDADWKAHGYMDQAVELMAGWARRQDIPGMQVDVIELEGRTPLIFIEIPAAHGGRDDDCVLLYGHLDKQPEMTGWDDDLGPWKPVLRGDRLYGRGGADDGYAIYGSLAAIMALHEQQLPHARCVVLIEACEESGSYDLPAYVDHLAERIGKPSLVVCLDSGCGNYDQLWCTTSLRGLAGGNLTVKVLDEGVHSGDASGVVPSSFRLLRQLLSRIEDEDTGRILLEGLHAEIPGERREQAQRASDVLGDEIYSKFPLLSGMRPMNDDLAELVLNRTWRPALSVTGVGGIPSLDSAGNVLRPHTAVKLSLRLPPTVDGKRAGELLQRALTQSPPNGAQVTLELEKAATGWNAPALSPWLETAINDASEAFFGRPAMYMGEGGSIPFMGMLGEKFPGAQFMITGVLGPHSNAHGPNEFLHIPMGKRVTACVARVITEHHQASLRGETTGSAVAADSGSRHGDHGCC, encoded by the coding sequence ATGGACGCCAGCAAGGTCGATCGTTTCGTCGCCGGGAAATGGGACGACGACATCGTGCCCCAGCTCGTCGAGTACATCCGCATCCCCAACAAGTCGCCGATGTTCGACGCCGACTGGAAGGCGCACGGGTATATGGACCAGGCCGTCGAACTGATGGCGGGCTGGGCGCGCCGGCAGGACATCCCCGGCATGCAGGTGGACGTGATCGAGCTGGAAGGCCGCACGCCGCTGATCTTCATCGAGATTCCCGCCGCGCATGGCGGCCGCGACGACGATTGCGTGCTGCTATACGGCCATCTCGACAAGCAGCCAGAAATGACCGGCTGGGACGACGACCTCGGCCCGTGGAAGCCGGTGCTGCGTGGCGACAGGCTGTACGGTCGCGGCGGCGCCGACGACGGCTACGCGATCTACGGTTCGCTGGCTGCGATCATGGCGCTGCACGAACAGCAACTTCCGCACGCGCGTTGCGTGGTGCTGATCGAGGCCTGCGAGGAATCGGGCAGCTACGACCTGCCCGCCTATGTCGACCACCTCGCCGAGCGCATTGGCAAGCCCTCGCTGGTGGTGTGCCTGGACTCGGGTTGCGGCAACTACGACCAGCTGTGGTGCACCACCTCGCTGCGCGGCCTGGCCGGCGGCAACCTCACGGTGAAGGTGCTCGACGAGGGCGTGCATTCGGGCGATGCCTCGGGCGTGGTGCCGTCGAGCTTCCGCCTGCTGCGCCAGCTGCTGTCGCGCATCGAGGACGAGGACACCGGACGCATCCTGCTCGAAGGCCTGCATGCGGAGATCCCGGGCGAACGCCGCGAACAGGCACAGCGCGCGTCCGACGTGCTCGGTGACGAGATCTATTCCAAGTTCCCGCTGCTGTCGGGCATGCGGCCGATGAACGACGACCTCGCCGAGCTGGTGCTCAACCGCACCTGGCGTCCGGCGCTTTCGGTCACCGGCGTCGGCGGCATTCCGTCGCTGGATTCGGCCGGCAACGTGCTGCGTCCGCATACGGCGGTGAAACTGTCGCTGCGCCTGCCGCCCACCGTCGACGGCAAGCGTGCCGGCGAGCTGTTGCAGCGGGCGCTGACGCAGAGCCCGCCCAACGGCGCGCAGGTCACCCTGGAGCTGGAGAAGGCCGCCACCGGGTGGAATGCGCCAGCGCTGTCGCCGTGGCTGGAAACCGCGATCAACGACGCCAGCGAGGCCTTTTTCGGCCGCCCGGCGATGTACATGGGCGAAGGCGGCTCGATCCCGTTCATGGGGATGCTGGGAGAGAAGTTCCCGGGTGCGCAGTTCATGATCACCGGCGTGCTCGGCCCGCATTCCAATGCCCACGGCCCCAACGAGTTCCTGCATATCCCGATGGGCAAGCGCGTGACCGCGTGCGTCGCGCGGGTGATCACCGAGCACCACCAGGCGAGCCTGCGGGGCGAAACCACGGGTTCGGCCGTGGCCGCCGACAGCGGCAGCCGCCACGGCGACCACGGCTGCTGCTGA
- a CDS encoding ComEA family DNA-binding protein: MNLFAKTLCASLLSLLLAGAAWASEKVNINTADAATLDRVLVNVGPAKAEAIIEHRKEHGAFRSVEQLAMVKGIGLRTVELNRDRIELGAAPARRPAVRPAAAAATATAATRPQR; this comes from the coding sequence ATGAACCTGTTCGCCAAAACACTGTGCGCATCACTGCTCTCGCTGCTGCTGGCCGGCGCGGCCTGGGCCAGCGAGAAGGTCAACATCAACACCGCCGATGCCGCCACGCTCGATCGCGTGCTGGTCAATGTCGGCCCCGCCAAGGCGGAGGCAATCATCGAGCACCGCAAGGAACACGGCGCGTTCCGCAGCGTCGAGCAGCTGGCCATGGTCAAGGGCATCGGCCTGCGCACGGTGGAACTCAACCGCGACCGCATCGAGCTGGGTGCGGCGCCCGCGCGGCGGCCGGCCGTGCGTCCTGCCGCGGCGGCTGCCACCGCGACCGCGGCGACGCGTCCGCAGCGCTGA
- a CDS encoding HutD/Ves family protein translates to MDDTAGSRVIPANEYTRSRWRNGRGWTREICAVGGTDERWDWRLSIADIEQAGPYSPFPDTGREQVLLQGEGLELAFPDGRSNRLQPPYGRIRFNGAEPPHATPDGRVEVFNLIWRPQAVEVDLWHRPVVGPMLFFADADTRWALHLLAGQARFEGGMLPPLAQGDTAILDEPMRRRFLLDGGGELLAIRICPHVPGTELDSP, encoded by the coding sequence ATGGACGACACCGCCGGAAGCCGGGTGATTCCGGCGAACGAATACACCCGCAGCCGCTGGCGCAACGGGCGTGGCTGGACCCGCGAGATCTGCGCCGTCGGCGGTACTGACGAGCGGTGGGACTGGCGGCTGTCGATCGCCGACATCGAGCAGGCGGGCCCGTACTCACCGTTCCCCGATACCGGGCGCGAACAGGTGCTGTTGCAGGGCGAGGGCCTCGAACTCGCGTTTCCCGATGGCCGCAGCAATCGTCTGCAGCCACCGTACGGGCGCATCCGCTTCAACGGTGCCGAGCCTCCGCATGCCACGCCGGACGGCCGGGTCGAGGTGTTCAACCTGATCTGGCGTCCGCAGGCCGTGGAGGTCGACCTCTGGCATCGGCCGGTGGTCGGTCCGATGCTGTTCTTCGCCGATGCGGACACGCGCTGGGCGCTGCACCTGCTGGCCGGGCAGGCGCGCTTCGAGGGCGGGATGTTGCCGCCACTGGCGCAGGGCGACACCGCGATCCTCGACGAGCCAATGCGTCGGCGCTTCCTGCTCGATGGCGGCGGTGAACTGCTGGCGATCCGCATCTGCCCGCACGTGCCGGGCACGGAACTGGACAGCCCTTGA
- a CDS encoding TonB-dependent receptor domain-containing protein: MHAVSPRRHTRPRRHLLTIALAFGLSGQVLADPALQTRDFDTIVVTATGFEQKITDAPASITVVTRDELARRPYANLVDALRDIEGLDVGMESTDKNGEATISMRGLGSDYTLVLIDGRRQSNVGDLYPNNFGGGQFSFVPPMEAIERIEVVRGPMSTLYGSDAMGGVVNIITRKVGTAWHGAVTQAHTFQQEDEFGDARKTDLYVGGPLVAERLGLAVRGSWYDRDESIPDWDPLPLPDGTLWDRTLGFGGGGKQVAATNWNAGVRLAFTPNDDHDILLDYDRSRLKYDNSSGQTGTLDSIESLWRTGNAVIPAPGGTGTVTRRVVQPRVGYTAYQRYERDQLALSHVGRWSFGTSTTSLTRHESSNLGRSLPLTVAERGELQTLWNDVCARRGQAAYCNNGTGLAGIESSRLTAAELARLQAFLPRQLRTLELEGLVFDTMLELPLGDHVVTVGGQYDDTDMEDGVFGMDGAGFRDGTIQKHRQWALFAEDNWAFTDDLTATFGLRYDHHNIFGSHVSPRAYLVWDASQAWTVKGGISTGYKAPKPNYLFPGITGFGGQGVSPMVGTPTLQPETSTNVELATYYDGGRWGFNATAFYNRFRDKIATGDNFANCEVAPAGSGYCVDIGPGWAALGYTTFSQRVNIDRAETRGVELAAHADLTDTLALRGNYTWTRSEQKSGDDAGRPVTGNPAEHIANATLEWMPIDVLTVSLIGEGRYDRYRDYDAVAGQERWYADYTVFYLGASWRITDAFRLNARINNLFDKDFIEQTCTLADTRDSYVCVDDYLVKDQRRNLWLSASYRF, encoded by the coding sequence ATGCACGCAGTTTCCCCTCGCCGGCATACCCGCCCGCGCCGCCACCTGTTGACCATCGCCCTCGCCTTCGGCCTGAGCGGCCAGGTGCTCGCCGATCCGGCCCTGCAGACCCGTGATTTCGACACCATCGTGGTCACCGCCACCGGTTTCGAGCAGAAGATCACCGACGCGCCGGCCAGCATCACCGTCGTCACCCGCGACGAGCTCGCCCGCCGCCCGTACGCCAACCTCGTCGATGCGCTGCGCGACATCGAGGGGCTCGACGTCGGCATGGAGAGCACCGACAAGAACGGCGAGGCCACCATCAGCATGCGTGGCCTGGGATCGGACTACACGCTGGTGCTGATCGACGGTCGCCGTCAGAGCAATGTCGGCGACCTCTATCCGAACAACTTCGGCGGCGGGCAGTTCAGCTTCGTGCCGCCGATGGAGGCGATCGAGCGCATCGAGGTGGTGCGCGGGCCGATGTCGACGCTGTACGGCTCCGACGCGATGGGCGGGGTGGTCAACATCATCACCCGCAAGGTCGGCACGGCCTGGCATGGCGCCGTGACCCAGGCACATACCTTCCAGCAGGAAGACGAATTCGGCGATGCGCGCAAGACAGATCTGTACGTGGGCGGGCCACTGGTCGCCGAACGGCTCGGGCTGGCGGTGCGCGGCAGCTGGTACGACCGCGACGAGTCGATTCCCGACTGGGATCCGCTGCCGCTGCCCGACGGCACGCTGTGGGACCGCACGCTCGGCTTCGGCGGTGGCGGCAAGCAGGTCGCCGCGACCAACTGGAATGCCGGCGTGCGCCTTGCGTTCACTCCGAACGACGACCACGACATCCTCCTCGACTACGACCGCTCGCGGCTGAAGTACGACAACTCCAGCGGCCAGACCGGCACGCTCGACAGCATCGAGAGCCTGTGGCGGACCGGCAACGCGGTGATCCCCGCGCCCGGCGGCACCGGCACCGTGACCCGCCGCGTGGTGCAGCCGCGCGTCGGCTACACCGCCTACCAGCGTTACGAGCGCGACCAGCTCGCGCTGAGCCATGTCGGCCGCTGGTCCTTCGGCACCAGCACCACCAGCCTCACCCGGCACGAAAGCAGCAATCTCGGCCGTTCGCTGCCGCTCACCGTCGCCGAACGCGGCGAACTGCAGACCTTGTGGAACGACGTCTGCGCGCGTCGCGGGCAGGCCGCCTACTGCAACAACGGCACCGGCCTGGCTGGCATCGAATCCAGTCGCCTGACCGCCGCGGAACTCGCACGCCTGCAGGCCTTCCTGCCAAGGCAGCTGCGCACGCTGGAGCTCGAGGGCCTGGTGTTCGACACCATGCTGGAGTTGCCGCTGGGCGACCACGTGGTCACCGTCGGCGGCCAGTACGACGACACCGACATGGAGGACGGCGTATTCGGCATGGACGGCGCGGGCTTCCGCGACGGCACCATCCAGAAGCACCGGCAGTGGGCGCTGTTCGCCGAGGACAACTGGGCGTTCACCGACGACCTCACCGCCACCTTCGGCCTGCGCTACGACCACCACAACATCTTCGGCAGCCATGTCAGCCCACGCGCCTACCTGGTCTGGGATGCCAGCCAGGCGTGGACGGTGAAGGGCGGCATCAGCACCGGCTACAAGGCGCCGAAGCCGAACTACCTGTTCCCCGGTATCACCGGATTCGGTGGCCAAGGCGTCTCGCCGATGGTCGGCACGCCGACCCTGCAGCCCGAGACCAGCACCAACGTGGAGCTGGCGACCTATTACGACGGGGGGCGCTGGGGCTTCAACGCCACCGCGTTCTACAACCGCTTCAGGGACAAGATCGCCACCGGTGACAACTTCGCCAACTGCGAGGTGGCACCGGCGGGCAGCGGCTACTGCGTCGACATCGGGCCGGGCTGGGCCGCGCTCGGCTACACGACCTTCAGCCAGCGGGTGAACATCGACCGCGCCGAAACCCGTGGCGTGGAACTCGCCGCGCACGCCGACCTGACCGACACCCTGGCGCTGCGCGGCAACTACACCTGGACGCGCTCCGAGCAGAAGAGCGGCGACGACGCCGGCCGACCGGTCACCGGCAACCCCGCCGAGCACATCGCCAATGCGACGCTGGAATGGATGCCGATCGACGTGCTGACGGTGTCGCTGATCGGCGAAGGCCGCTACGACCGCTACCGCGACTACGACGCGGTGGCCGGCCAGGAGCGCTGGTACGCCGACTACACCGTGTTCTACCTCGGTGCCTCGTGGCGGATCACCGACGCGTTCCGGCTCAACGCGCGTATCAACAACCTGTTCGACAAGGACTTCATCGAGCAGACCTGCACCCTCGCCGACACCCGCGACAGTTATGTCTGCGTCGACGACTACCTGGTGAAGGACCAGCGGCGCAATCTCTGGCTGTCGGCCAGCTACCGCTTCTGA
- a CDS encoding Rieske (2Fe-2S) protein — protein sequence MSDWTFVCTTAELLPGETRVAWDGDTPILVFNLDGAYYALEDRCSHEDFELSAGHFDASEGSVECALHGARFDIRDGRPLCPPAYGPVVKFPVELRDGGIWTRDDR from the coding sequence ATGAGCGACTGGACCTTCGTCTGCACCACCGCCGAGCTGCTGCCCGGCGAGACCCGCGTAGCCTGGGACGGTGACACGCCGATCCTGGTGTTCAACCTCGACGGTGCGTACTACGCACTGGAAGACCGCTGCAGCCACGAGGATTTCGAGCTCTCGGCCGGCCATTTCGACGCTTCCGAGGGCAGCGTCGAGTGCGCCCTGCATGGCGCCCGCTTCGATATCCGCGACGGCCGCCCGCTGTGCCCGCCCGCGTACGGGCCGGTGGTGAAATTTCCGGTCGAGCTGCGCGACGGCGGGATCTGGACCCGCGACGACCGCTGA
- a CDS encoding GNAT family N-acetyltransferase: MLPLYFRAATAADVPALVTLVTSAYRGDASRVGWTTEADLLDGDRIDPTLLRADIERPRSRVVVAGTADATMVACAHVADVDGQGYFGMFAVDPRRQGGGIGRAMLAECERIAGHEWDLPAMRMTVIDVRDELIAWYVRLGYRRTGEVLPFPYGDTRFGIPKRDDLRFEVLHKPLRAAG; this comes from the coding sequence GTGCTCCCGCTGTATTTCCGTGCCGCGACGGCCGCCGACGTGCCGGCGCTGGTAACCCTGGTGACCTCGGCCTATCGCGGCGACGCCAGCCGCGTCGGCTGGACCACGGAAGCCGACCTGCTCGACGGCGACCGCATCGATCCGACCCTGCTGCGCGCGGATATCGAACGGCCGCGCAGCCGGGTAGTCGTTGCCGGTACCGCGGACGCGACCATGGTCGCCTGCGCGCATGTGGCCGACGTCGATGGCCAGGGCTATTTCGGGATGTTCGCGGTCGACCCCCGCCGCCAGGGCGGCGGTATCGGGCGCGCCATGCTGGCCGAATGCGAGCGCATCGCCGGCCACGAATGGGACCTGCCCGCGATGCGGATGACCGTCATCGATGTCCGCGACGAACTCATCGCCTGGTATGTGCGCCTCGGTTACCGCCGTACCGGCGAGGTCCTGCCCTTTCCCTATGGCGACACCCGCTTCGGCATCCCGAAGCGCGACGATCTCCGCTTCGAGGTGCTGCACAAGCCGCTACGGGCCGCTGGTTGA
- a CDS encoding LTA synthase family protein has protein sequence MPQTLRHGLAPLLPFLSIFVLGLLLLSLSRLGLSLWQADAVGAAGGWAPVLVHGVRVDVAAMCMWLGIAAAAYLLLPASLARRPQVAIVFAVWLALALAIPVALEAATPAFMAEYGLRPNRLFIEYLAYPREVSSMLAKGHLLTGLATVLVTLAAAWLAYRLARRLLARHPHHPGTGAVRALGAVVVMLACTLGIRSTLGHRPMNPAMLAFSTDATVNTLPLNSFYSLAFAIRDELRHDPGARIYDTTTPDEAVADALRGISAAWPGATVIEDASTPLLLRRYPVHHGPPRNLVIVLEESLGARFVGSLGGLPLTPRFDALATRGWAFDRLYATGTRSVRGIEAVVSGYPPTPSVAVVKRPRAQQDFFTLAGLLRRHGYDTAFHYGGESHFDNMRGFFLGNGFERIIERKDHAAPRFAGSWGVSDEDLFAEAHADFERLHAAGTPFFGFVFTSSNHDPFEFPDDSIELYDAPKATRNNAAKYADHALGGFFDRAMSSDYWADTVFLVVADHDSRVLGQSLVPVDNFRIPGLILGAGIEPRRDARLVSQIDLAPTLLSLLGIDDATPLLGRDLNRDDPAAHGRAPMQYDANFGWLEDDGTLVVLQPGQAPRAFVHRPGRPLVASGAPSAEAQRLATLHALWGTVAYERGWYRLPEGP, from the coding sequence ATGCCACAGACGCTCCGGCACGGTCTTGCGCCGCTGCTGCCCTTCCTGTCGATCTTCGTGCTCGGCCTGCTGCTGCTGTCGCTGTCGCGGCTCGGGCTGTCGCTGTGGCAAGCGGATGCGGTGGGCGCCGCCGGCGGATGGGCGCCGGTCCTTGTCCATGGCGTCCGCGTGGACGTGGCCGCGATGTGCATGTGGCTGGGCATTGCGGCGGCCGCCTACCTGCTGCTGCCCGCGTCGCTTGCACGGCGCCCGCAGGTGGCGATCGTGTTCGCCGTGTGGCTGGCGCTTGCACTGGCGATCCCGGTGGCGCTGGAAGCCGCCACGCCGGCGTTCATGGCCGAGTACGGGCTGCGGCCCAACCGGTTGTTCATCGAGTACCTCGCCTACCCGCGCGAAGTGTCGTCGATGCTGGCCAAGGGCCACCTGCTGACGGGGCTGGCCACCGTGCTGGTCACGCTGGCCGCCGCGTGGCTCGCCTACCGGCTCGCCCGCCGGCTGCTCGCGCGGCATCCGCACCATCCCGGCACCGGGGCGGTGCGCGCGCTGGGTGCGGTCGTGGTCATGCTGGCCTGCACGCTGGGCATCCGCTCCACGCTGGGGCACCGGCCCATGAACCCGGCCATGCTCGCGTTCTCCACCGATGCCACGGTGAACACCCTGCCGCTCAACTCGTTCTATTCGCTGGCGTTCGCGATCCGCGACGAACTGCGGCACGACCCCGGCGCGCGCATCTACGACACCACCACGCCGGACGAGGCCGTGGCCGACGCGCTGCGCGGCATCAGCGCCGCGTGGCCCGGCGCCACGGTCATCGAGGATGCGTCGACACCGCTGCTGCTCAGGCGCTACCCGGTCCATCACGGCCCGCCACGCAACCTGGTGATCGTGCTGGAGGAAAGCCTCGGCGCGCGTTTCGTCGGCAGCCTGGGCGGGTTGCCGCTCACCCCGCGCTTCGATGCGCTCGCCACCCGCGGCTGGGCCTTCGACCGGCTCTATGCCACCGGCACGCGCTCGGTGCGCGGCATCGAGGCGGTCGTGAGCGGCTATCCGCCCACGCCGTCGGTCGCGGTGGTGAAGCGGCCGCGCGCGCAGCAGGACTTCTTCACCCTCGCCGGGCTCCTGCGTCGCCACGGCTACGACACCGCGTTCCACTACGGCGGCGAGAGCCATTTCGACAACATGCGCGGCTTCTTCCTCGGCAACGGCTTCGAGCGGATCATCGAGCGCAAGGATCATGCTGCGCCGCGTTTCGCCGGCTCCTGGGGCGTCTCCGACGAGGACCTGTTCGCCGAGGCACATGCGGACTTCGAGCGTCTCCACGCAGCCGGCACGCCGTTCTTCGGTTTCGTCTTCACCTCGAGCAACCACGATCCGTTCGAATTCCCAGACGACAGCATCGAGCTGTACGACGCCCCGAAGGCGACGCGCAACAACGCCGCCAAGTACGCCGACCATGCGCTGGGCGGCTTCTTCGACCGCGCGATGTCCTCCGACTACTGGGCCGACACCGTGTTCCTGGTGGTGGCCGACCATGACTCCCGCGTGCTCGGCCAGTCGCTGGTGCCGGTGGACAATTTCCGCATTCCGGGCCTGATCCTCGGCGCCGGCATCGAGCCGCGCCGCGACGCCCGGCTGGTGAGCCAGATCGACCTGGCGCCGACCCTGCTGTCGCTGCTCGGCATCGACGATGCGACACCACTGCTGGGCCGCGACCTCAACCGCGACGACCCGGCCGCGCACGGCCGGGCACCGATGCAGTACGACGCGAACTTCGGCTGGCTGGAAGACGACGGCACGCTCGTGGTCCTGCAGCCAGGGCAGGCGCCGCGCGCGTTCGTGCACCGGCCGGGACGTCCACTGGTCGCATCCGGGGCGCCCTCGGCGGAGGCGCAGAGGCTGGCGACGCTGCATGCGCTGTGGGGCACGGTCGCCTACGAGCGTGGGTGGTACCGGCTTCCGGAGGGGCCGTAG
- a CDS encoding sensor histidine kinase has protein sequence MRTRPSLTRQITLGLVVYGVLLSVALFVHGLLVNEQAERMVWQAMLETSMDDLLERRRHDPDFGWRNNGRLDLHILDAADARTPDALRPLAPGLHDNVFFGDNEWVVLVREEAGIRYALALDIDGFEDLEWELVKPVIASSVLFMLLLGIAVYFGARLLARPLRDLAADIGTLSPDRRGLRIEVPARASSELTVIAGALNDYLARNDQFVDRERAFIDTASHELRTPMAVIRSAAQIALTGAGDDAPRQLQRIARATREVEQLISMLLLLAKDPERVTAAAERFRLDEMLPAVVDDHRHLAADKDLTFLVGPLQPCTLVAPEAVVRLAVGNLLRNAIEHSDRGEIRLTLDGAGRVEIRDPGHGMTPEEISALYARLARGSDRGSGIGLALIARLSEHLGWRLTIEPGGDQGTVARLDFGGAQQG, from the coding sequence ATGCGTACGCGTCCTAGCCTCACCCGCCAGATCACGCTTGGCCTGGTGGTCTACGGGGTCCTGCTCAGCGTCGCGCTGTTCGTGCACGGCCTGCTGGTCAACGAACAGGCCGAGCGGATGGTCTGGCAGGCGATGCTGGAAACGTCGATGGACGACCTGCTCGAGCGGCGCCGGCACGATCCCGACTTCGGCTGGCGCAACAACGGCCGGCTCGACCTCCACATCCTGGATGCGGCGGACGCACGGACACCGGATGCCCTGCGTCCACTTGCTCCGGGCCTGCACGACAACGTGTTCTTCGGCGACAACGAGTGGGTGGTGCTGGTCCGCGAGGAGGCCGGCATCCGCTACGCGCTCGCGCTCGACATCGACGGCTTCGAGGACCTCGAGTGGGAGCTCGTGAAACCGGTGATCGCCTCGTCGGTGCTGTTCATGCTGCTGCTCGGCATCGCGGTCTACTTCGGCGCGCGCCTGCTCGCGCGCCCGCTGCGCGACCTTGCCGCCGACATCGGCACGCTGTCGCCCGACCGCCGCGGCCTGCGCATCGAGGTGCCCGCGCGTGCGAGTTCGGAGCTGACGGTGATCGCCGGTGCGCTCAACGATTATCTTGCCCGCAACGACCAGTTCGTCGACCGCGAGCGCGCCTTCATCGATACCGCCAGCCACGAGCTGCGTACGCCGATGGCGGTGATCCGCAGCGCCGCGCAGATCGCGCTCACCGGGGCCGGCGATGATGCGCCGCGCCAGCTCCAGCGGATCGCGCGCGCCACCCGCGAGGTCGAGCAACTGATCTCCATGCTGTTGCTGCTGGCCAAGGATCCCGAGCGCGTCACCGCCGCAGCGGAGCGCTTCCGCCTCGACGAGATGCTGCCTGCGGTGGTCGACGACCATCGCCACCTCGCCGCGGACAAGGACCTCACGTTCCTGGTCGGCCCGCTGCAACCCTGCACGCTGGTGGCACCCGAGGCCGTGGTGCGCCTGGCCGTCGGCAACCTGCTGCGCAACGCGATCGAACACAGCGACCGCGGCGAGATCCGCCTCACCCTCGACGGTGCGGGGCGGGTAGAGATCCGCGACCCTGGCCACGGCATGACGCCCGAGGAGATCAGCGCGCTGTACGCGCGCCTGGCGCGCGGCAGCGACCGTGGTTCGGGCATCGGGCTGGCCCTGATCGCCCGCCTCAGCGAACACCTGGGCTGGCGGCTGACGATCGAACCCGGTGGCGACCAGGGCACGGTGGCACGGCTCGACTTCGGCGGTGCGCAGCAGGGCTGA
- a CDS encoding response regulator transcription factor: protein MRLLIVEDHPPLVASLFAYFEARGARLDAAPDGVVGLHLAVTQSYDAVVLDWMLPRMEGPAMLKTMRERGIDTPVLMLTARDQLPDKLTGFRAGADDYLTKPFDLAELEVRLEALLVRARGRTAIRQLEVGDLRLDLATLEVHRAGELLHLFPASRKLLQVLMMASPAAVSRRELEYALWGDEPPDGDMLRSHIYELRRSVDGNQPVKLIHTLPRIGYRVAVVDDAYAS, encoded by the coding sequence ATGCGCCTGCTCATCGTCGAGGACCACCCGCCGCTGGTCGCCAGCCTGTTCGCCTATTTCGAGGCACGCGGCGCACGCCTCGATGCCGCGCCCGATGGCGTGGTGGGGCTGCACCTTGCCGTCACCCAGAGCTACGACGCCGTCGTGCTCGACTGGATGCTGCCGCGCATGGAAGGCCCTGCCATGTTGAAGACCATGCGTGAACGCGGGATCGACACGCCGGTGCTGATGCTGACCGCACGCGACCAGCTGCCCGACAAGCTCACCGGCTTCCGCGCAGGTGCCGATGACTACCTGACCAAACCGTTCGACCTTGCCGAGTTGGAAGTGCGCCTGGAAGCGCTGCTGGTCCGCGCGCGCGGGCGCACCGCCATCCGTCAGCTCGAGGTCGGCGACCTGCGGTTGGACCTCGCCACCCTGGAGGTGCACCGCGCAGGTGAACTGCTGCACCTGTTCCCCGCATCGCGAAAGCTGCTGCAGGTGCTGATGATGGCCAGCCCGGCCGCGGTCAGCCGCAGGGAGCTCGAGTACGCGTTGTGGGGCGACGAGCCGCCCGATGGCGACATGCTCCGTTCGCACATCTACGAACTGCGCCGCAGCGTCGATGGCAACCAGCCGGTCAAGCTCATCCACACCCTCCCGCGCATCGGCTACCGGGTCGCCGTGGTCGACGATGCGTACGCGTCCTAG
- a CDS encoding diacylglycerol kinase, with protein MELPNTALEATVDRFGRRHHPLSGKAKDAGSVAVAAALRAACWVWACVPW; from the coding sequence GTGGAACTGCCCAATACCGCGCTCGAGGCAACGGTCGACCGGTTCGGCCGTCGGCATCATCCGCTGTCCGGCAAGGCGAAGGACGCGGGCTCCGTCGCGGTCGCGGCCGCTCTCCGTGCTGCATGCTGGGTGTGGGCCTGCGTGCCGTGGTGA